The Gloeobacter violaceus PCC 7421 DNA window CATGGTGAGCACTTCAATGGTCTCGTCGTCGGAGATACCGGTGTAGGCCTGCAAGACAGTGGCCAGGGCCAGTTGAGCCGGTGGGATGGGCGGCTGACCGCAAGGGCTGTCTTTGTAGATGCCGGCCAGTTCGCTCTGGAAGGCGGCGTCGAAGAGTTGATGGCGGATGCGGCGCAGGAAAACGAACAGCTTGGCGCGACGGATACGCTTGAGGATAGCCTGCTCAGCGGGTGAGGGTTCCACTGGCGGCTGCCAGACAGAAGGCTGCATAGGCGAAGGAGGTAGAGGTCGTCTCCAGAAAAGAGGATGCGGCTTCTACCGTCAACTGCTGGTTCTGGACCGATGCTCTAGGCGCGAGCGCTTGATGCGCCAAGCCCGGCCGAGCTTTCCAGCGCGTAGCTCCCCGGCGGCGATGGCTCGCTTTAGGTGATCGCGGCTCAGACCGGTGAGCGCCTGGGCCTCGCCGAGGGTGAGCAGAATTTTCTCGCCGAGCGCGGCGGCCGGCTGCTGCCGCTCGCGCCGGTATCCCAGTCCATCGAGGATCGCCATCAGTCCCGCCAGTGCTTCGCCAGGGTTCGCCAAGGGCGCCAGTGCGTTGTCGGAGGCTGTCGGAGCGGCTGGCGGAGGGACGGTCGCCGACTTGGTGAGAGAAGTGCCAAGAGTGGATCGAAACCTGGACGGTTCTTCTCCAGTCCGATGTTTAATTGGCTTTTCCTGCTTAAGCGAGATTATCCCGCCATCTCCAGCGACGGCAACTGCACCTTGTCGAGCCACTGCACCAGATTTTCGAGTTGCTGGGCGCTGGGGAGAACACCCAGGTTGCGCACGGTGACTTTGCCGGGCTGAAAGAAAAAGCGTCCGCGCACCTCCGCCGGCAACGCCTGGTGAATTTGCTCCCAGGCGGGAGCCTCCATGGGAGTCTCCAGCACAATGTTGGTGCCTTCGGGGCGGATGCGGGCAAAGCCCAGGGCGCGGGCCACCTGCTTCAGTTCCATGACGCGCAGCAGTTGCTGGGCGGCAGGGGGCACAGGGCCGTAGCGCTCGGTCCATTCAAGGGCGGCAGCTTGCAGTTGGGCGCGGTCGGGGGCGGCGGCCACCTGGCGGTAGGCGCGCATCTTCTGTTCGAGATCCGGGATGTAGTCGGCCGGGATAAAGGCGGTGACGCGCAGGTCGATCTGGGTGTCCTCGACCTTGGGCAGCTTGCGGCCGCGGATTTCTTGAATCGCCTCTTCCAATAGTTCCATGTACAAGTCGAAGCCGATGGCGTTGAGCTGGCCCGACTGCTCGGCCCCCAGCAAGTTGCCGACGCCGCGGATTTCCATGTCGCGCATGGCGAGCTGGTAGCCCGATCCCAGTTGGGTAAATTCTTGGATGGCTCTCAGGCGCTTGCGCGCCTCGTCGGTGAGGGCTTCCTCCTGCTTGTAGAACATCCAGGCGTGGGCCTGCACCCCCGAGCGGCCCACCCGGCCGCGCAACTGGTAGAGCTGGGAAAGACCGAACTGGTGGGCGTTCTCGACCAGGATCGTGTTGACGCGGGGAATATCGAGGCCCGATTCGATGATCGTCGTACAGACGAGAATGTCGAATTCGCCGCCGCTGAAGGCGAGCATCGTCGATTCGAGTTCGCCCTCCTCCATCTGGCCGTGGCCGACGCAGACGCGGGCGGTGGGGATCATCGCCTGCAGGCGGGCGGCGACATCCTGAATATCTTCGATGCGGTTGTAGACATAAAAAATCTGGCCGCCCCGGCCCAACTCCTGCAAAATCGCCGTGCGCACATGCTCGGGGTCGTAGGGAGCGAGGTGGGTCTTGATCGGGCGGCGGCTCGGGGGCGGGGTAGTAATCAAGCTCATCTCGCGTACCCCGGAAAGCGACATGTAGAGCGTGCGGGGAATCGGGGTGGCCGTGAGGGTGAGCACGTCCACCTGGGTCTTGAGGGTCTTGATTTTTTCTTTTTGGGCGACGCCGAAGCGCTGCTCCTCGTCGATAACCAGCAGCCCCAGATTCTGGAAGCGCACCCCGGCTCCCAACAGCTGGTGGGTGCCGATCACCAGATCCAGTTCGCCGGTGGCGAGGCGGGCGAGCAGGTCTTTTTTCTCGCTCGCGGTGCGAAAGCGGTTGAGTAGACCGATCGAAATCGGGTAGGGAGCGAAGCGCTCTTTAAACGTGTGATAGTGCTGGGAGGCGAGCACCGTGGTGGGCACCAGCACGGCGCACTGGACACCCGAGGTGAGGGCTTTGAAGGCGGCCCGGATCGCCACCTCGGTTTTGCCGAAGCCGACGTCGCCGCAGACCAGCCGGTCCATAGGCCGCTCCGACTCCATGTCGATTTTCACTTCCTGGATGGCGCGGGCTTGATCCGGGGTGAGCGGATAGGGAAAGGACTCCTCCATCTCCCGCTGCCAGGGCTGGTCGGGCGGAAAGGGAATGCGGCTTTCCTGGGCGCGGCGGGCATAGAGATCGAGCAGGTCGAAGGCGATTTTCTGGATCGCTTTTTTGACTTTTTGCTTGGTCTTCTCCCAACTCTTGCTCCCCATGCGCGACAGCTGTACCGTTCCACCGGTGGAGCGGTAGCGCGAGAGCGAATTCATCTGATCGGCCGCCACCCGCAGGATGCCGTCGGCGTACTCGATGACCAGGTACTCGCGCGCCGAGCCGCTCACGGTCAGCTTCTCGAGCTTCGCGAAGCGACCAATCCCGTGGCTGCGGTGGACGACGAAATCGCCGGGGTTGAGCTTGTCGAGGTCGATTTGCTTGGAGGCGGCCCGGCGGCGCTTGCGCACGAAGTTGGGCGTGGCGAGCACCCGCTGTCCAAAAAATTCGCGATCGGTGACCAGCACGACGCGCAGGGTGGCAAGGATGCTCCCCTCCATCTCGGCAAGGCCCGAGTACTTGAGGGCAATGGGCGTGCGGGTGGAGCGCGCCTTTTCGATGGCGGGCAGATCCTGCGGGTTGGGGATGAACTGGGCGGGGCAGTCGTGATCGCCCAACAGGGCCACCGCCCGGCTCGGCTGGGCCGAGAGCATCCAGATTTGCAGCCCCTGGGCGCGGTACTGCCGCAGGTGCTCCGCCAGGTTGCCGAACTGGTGAGGCACACTCGGCAGCGGCCGGCCCCCCAGACCGAACGCCTCGCCCTCGGCAACCAGTTCGCGCATCTCGATGAGCGCGTA harbors:
- a CDS encoding helix-turn-helix domain-containing protein, coding for MAILDGLGYRRERQQPAAALGEKILLTLGEAQALTGLSRDHLKRAIAAGELRAGKLGRAWRIKRSRLEHRSRTSS
- the mfd gene encoding transcription-repair coupling factor, with protein sequence MPLTALIQSLRGSPFLEEMSQRLGKALPVRLQGGNRVARGIAASALARRQGTPLLVVTANLEEAARWSAQLEAMGWGSVYLYPSSEATPYEPFDPEEEVTWGQLQVLAELTGRSSAHWAIVCTSRALHPHLPPPEYLAEYCLSLEAGAGLSIEKLTGELVRLGYLRVPQVEAEGQFSRRGDILDFFPVSAEIPVRAEWFGDELERLREFDPATQRSLDAVQQVAITPVGFGPVVLPELQLRLTPARVAELPNSWQEVVRTQIQQGQAPEGLRRWLGLAFDQPASLVDYLPDALTVCVDEPEQVRSAEHRWCEQAEEQWSHQPVGPGPLHTDFAAITASLGRYALIEMRELVAEGEAFGLGGRPLPSVPHQFGNLAEHLRQYRAQGLQIWMLSAQPSRAVALLGDHDCPAQFIPNPQDLPAIEKARSTRTPIALKYSGLAEMEGSILATLRVVLVTDREFFGQRVLATPNFVRKRRRAASKQIDLDKLNPGDFVVHRSHGIGRFAKLEKLTVSGSAREYLVIEYADGILRVAADQMNSLSRYRSTGGTVQLSRMGSKSWEKTKQKVKKAIQKIAFDLLDLYARRAQESRIPFPPDQPWQREMEESFPYPLTPDQARAIQEVKIDMESERPMDRLVCGDVGFGKTEVAIRAAFKALTSGVQCAVLVPTTVLASQHYHTFKERFAPYPISIGLLNRFRTASEKKDLLARLATGELDLVIGTHQLLGAGVRFQNLGLLVIDEEQRFGVAQKEKIKTLKTQVDVLTLTATPIPRTLYMSLSGVREMSLITTPPPSRRPIKTHLAPYDPEHVRTAILQELGRGGQIFYVYNRIEDIQDVAARLQAMIPTARVCVGHGQMEEGELESTMLAFSGGEFDILVCTTIIESGLDIPRVNTILVENAHQFGLSQLYQLRGRVGRSGVQAHAWMFYKQEEALTDEARKRLRAIQEFTQLGSGYQLAMRDMEIRGVGNLLGAEQSGQLNAIGFDLYMELLEEAIQEIRGRKLPKVEDTQIDLRVTAFIPADYIPDLEQKMRAYRQVAAAPDRAQLQAAALEWTERYGPVPPAAQQLLRVMELKQVARALGFARIRPEGTNIVLETPMEAPAWEQIHQALPAEVRGRFFFQPGKVTVRNLGVLPSAQQLENLVQWLDKVQLPSLEMAG